The genomic window TGGTGTCATTTTTTCTGTACTTCGAGAAGTCAATGTTGCGTGCGAAATAGATCGCGGAAAGCACATCCTGCACGCAGTCCGGAATCATAAAGGTGCCTTTGGTGGAAACAGCTTCCTTTTCACTATGCCGGAAAACGACGTTCTGATTTATGGTATAACCTCCTTCATTCACATTCCTGATAAAACGTAATGGTTTCAGTGTCTGCATATCTATATAGGATTCATACGTATCGCGTACTTTATAAAACATATCATAGGATTTATACGTGCTTCCGTAACCAACCATATGATAACATGGCTTATTGTTGAAAAAACCTTCATTTACCTTAAAGGAGACTTCACCTGCATTCAGCCAGAGCGAATTCCAGTTATAGGATACTTTATAATAGACCTGCT from Chitinophagales bacterium includes these protein-coding regions:
- a CDS encoding DUF3108 domain-containing protein; the protein is MKKLILPVLLFLLALTCASAQNENTCTVRNTAFSIGEQVYYKVSYNWNSLWLNAGEVSFKVNEGFFNNKPCYHMVGYGSTYKSYDMFYKVRDTYESYIDMQTLKPLRFIRNVNEGGYTINQNVVFRHSEKEAVSTKGTFMIPDCVQDVLSAIYFARNIDFSKYRKNDTIPVTLFLDDVLYPVYIRYLGKEIVTTRNGKYNCIKFSPLLIEGTIFKGGEEMKVWVTDDNNKIPVRVESPIIVGSVYAELYKYSGLRNPVSSKLN